One genomic segment of Chelonia mydas isolate rCheMyd1 chromosome 1, rCheMyd1.pri.v2, whole genome shotgun sequence includes these proteins:
- the FGF6 gene encoding fibroblast growth factor 6, translating to MAIAQRLLITMSCEASVHWTLPAFVLLGFLAGIVSSYPVVSRTNGTLLERGWESLLSRSIAGMSGEKSDVNWESDYLLGIKRQRRLYCNVGIGFHLQILPDGRISGVHNENQYSLLEISTVERGVVSLFGVKSALFVAMNNKGRLYGTAIFQDECKFKETLLPNNYNAYESSAYQGAYIALSKHGRVKKGNKVSPAMTVTHFLPRI from the exons ATGGCCATTGCACAAAGACTTCTCATCACTATGTCCTGTGAAGCCAGCGTTCACTGGACGTTGCCTGCTTTTGTTCTCTTGGGTTTTCTGGCTGGGATTGTTTCATCGTATCCAGTTGTAAGCAGAACTAATGGCACATTGCTGGAGAGAGGATGGGAGTCTCTGTTGTCCAGGTCCATTGCTGGGATGTCAGGAGAGAAATCAGATGTGAACTGGGAGAGTGACTATTTGCTAGGAATCAAGAGGCAGCGGAGGCTTTACTGCAATGTGGGCATCGGGTTTCACCTTCAAATCCTCCCAGATGGAAGGATAAGCGGTGTTCATAATGAAAACCAATACA gTCTTTTAGAAATATCAACTGTGGAGCGAGGTGTTGTTAGCCTGTTTGGGGTGAAAAGTGCTCTCTTTGTAGCAATGAACAACAAAGGGAGGTTATATGGAACG gCAATTTTTCAAGATGAATGCAAATTCAAAGAAACCCTGCTGCCCAATAACTACAATGCATATGAATCTAGTGCTTACCAAGGGGCTTACATAGCGCTCAGCAAACACGGGAGagtgaaaaaaggaaacaaagtctCTCCTGCGATGACAGTGACACATTTTTTGCCCAGAATATGA